One window of Solwaraspora sp. WMMA2056 genomic DNA carries:
- a CDS encoding TetR/AcrR family transcriptional regulator, producing MAESLDRRQQITACAAAFFASRGVAATTVRQIADEVGILSGSLYHHFDSKEAIVEAILGPYLEDLRRRYAEVLAGENDPATRLRELVRASLDTAAAHPHATEIYQNDVNYLRGLARFHYLKDVAREVQSAWLGVIDAGVGSGAFRADIDTRVFYRFIRDAVWLSVRWFHPTPEYPTSRLADQCTAIFLDGLAARPTDDDRSGAAHPAASLAASERPLR from the coding sequence GTGGCAGAGTCGCTGGATCGACGACAGCAGATCACCGCCTGCGCGGCGGCCTTCTTCGCCAGTCGTGGCGTGGCCGCCACCACGGTCCGGCAGATCGCCGACGAGGTCGGCATCCTGTCCGGCAGCCTGTACCACCACTTCGACTCGAAGGAAGCGATCGTCGAGGCGATCCTCGGCCCCTACCTGGAGGACCTGCGCCGGCGGTACGCCGAGGTGCTGGCCGGGGAGAACGATCCCGCGACCCGGCTGCGGGAGCTGGTGCGCGCTTCGCTGGACACCGCCGCCGCGCACCCGCACGCCACCGAGATCTACCAGAACGACGTCAACTACCTGCGCGGTCTGGCCCGGTTCCACTACCTCAAGGACGTCGCCCGCGAGGTGCAGAGCGCCTGGCTCGGGGTGATCGACGCCGGCGTCGGCAGCGGAGCGTTCCGCGCCGACATCGACACCCGGGTCTTCTACCGCTTCATCCGCGACGCCGTCTGGCTCTCGGTCCGGTGGTTCCACCCCACCCCGGAGTATCCCACCAGCCGACTCGCCGACCAGTGCACCGCGATCTTCCTCGACGGCCTCGCCGCCCGGCCGACCGACGACGACCGGTCCGGAGCCGCTCACCCTGCGGCGAGTCTCGCCGCGAGCGAGCGTCCACTGAGATAG